One genomic region from Cucumis melo cultivar AY chromosome 9, USDA_Cmelo_AY_1.0, whole genome shotgun sequence encodes:
- the LOC103498066 gene encoding CASP-like protein 4A1: protein MAASASNSEAEMKREELPKSMEEPQEQVHEQPHHNQSDEGENDNESHLHLSACSSPPHSLSTSKDPSPPLHSPSISSDFSDHTCHSRGNSSIDDVQDLPPSANPPSPRPVAANRAQPSEPIVVTKVDTEIQGVRKVEEVSDSDGDVESADGGKVGRGRKLMESLSIKKIKEEELRKKILLGFRICGFAFCLVSVSVMASDKDQGWALDSFYRYKEFRYCMAVNVIGFVYSALQSYDLVYFLSTGKHMMRNHFKQYFDFFIDQIIAYLLLSASSSAATRIDDWQSNWGRDKFPDMATGSLALSIVAFVAFALSCIISGYTLCKSA from the exons ATGGCAGCATCAGCATCGAACTCTGAAGCAGAAATGAAAAGGGAAGAACTACCAAAATCCATGGAAGAACCACAAGAACAAGTACATGAACAACCTCACCATAACCAATCAGATGAAGGCGAAAACGACAACGAATCCCATCTCCATCTCTCTGCCTGCTCTTCACCTCCTCATTCCCTCTCCACCAGCAAAGATCCCTCGCCGCCTCTCCACTCTCCCTCCATCTCCTCCGATTTCTCCGATCACACTTGTCACTCTCGTGGAAACTCCTCCATTGACGACGTTCAGGACTTACCTCCCTCCGCTAATCCTCCATCTCCCAGACCTGTAGCAGCCAACCGCGCGCAGCCATCTGAGCCGATTGTTGTGACGAAGGTGGATACTGAAATACAGGGGGTGCGGAAGGTGGAAGAGGTTAGCGATAGTGATGGCGATGTAGAGAGTGCCGATGGCGGTAAGGTTGGGCGAGGACGGAAGTTGATGGAGAGTTTATCGATTAAGAAAATTAAGGAGGAGGAATTGAGGAAGAAGATCTTGTTAGGGTTTAGAATTTGTGGATTTGCCTTCTGTTTGGTCTCGGTTTCGGTTATGGCTTCTGATAAGGATCAGGGCTGGGCTTTGGATTCATTCTATCGCTATAAGGAATTCCG GTACTGTATGGCAGTGAATGTTATTGGATTTGTTTACTCTGCACTTCAATCCTATGATCTTGTCTATTTTCTCTCTACTGGAAAACACATGATGCGTAATCACTTCAAGCAATACTTCGATTTCTTCATTGATCAG ATAATAGCATATCTTCTTCTATCAGCTTCGTCTTCGGCTGCCACCCGAATCGATGATTGGCAATCCAATTGGGGAAGGGACAAGTTTCCTGACATGGCTACCGGGTCGTTGGCATTGTCCATTGTTGCATTTGTTGCTTTTGCCTTGAGTTGTATAATCTCTGGTTATACCCTATGTAAATCTGCTTAG